One part of the Bradyrhizobium sp. CB1650 genome encodes these proteins:
- a CDS encoding c-type cytochrome, whose product MWRQWIPFWQPGLSPHSGDVDLLFAGLLIASALVLGLLFLLLTLFCVRYRADNQADRDDRVAKSWHWEVGWTAASFVCFLGLFVWGASVYFQIYKTPADEHDVFVVAKQWMWKTQHPGGQSEIDALHIPVKRSVRLVMASQDVIHSFFIPALRLKHDVVPGRYQDLEIEVDRPGHYHLFCAEYCGTDHAGMIGEIVAMEPADFSNWLTQQAPSSPLADEGGVLFRELGCSGCHGNGSKVRAPPLEGLYGKPVPLSDGTSVIADDKYIRDSILLPRSQVVASYQPLMPSFAGKISEDQLLRLVIYIKSLAGHPS is encoded by the coding sequence ATGTGGCGCCAGTGGATTCCGTTCTGGCAACCCGGGCTCTCGCCGCATAGCGGCGATGTCGATCTGCTGTTCGCCGGTCTATTGATTGCAAGCGCGCTGGTGCTCGGGCTGTTGTTCCTTCTCCTGACGCTGTTTTGCGTGCGCTATCGCGCGGACAACCAGGCCGACCGCGACGACCGCGTCGCCAAGAGCTGGCATTGGGAGGTCGGTTGGACCGCCGCCTCGTTCGTCTGCTTCCTCGGCCTTTTCGTCTGGGGGGCCAGCGTCTATTTCCAGATCTACAAGACGCCGGCGGACGAGCATGACGTATTCGTCGTCGCCAAGCAGTGGATGTGGAAGACGCAGCATCCCGGCGGCCAGTCGGAAATCGACGCGCTGCATATTCCGGTCAAACGATCCGTACGCCTCGTGATGGCGTCGCAGGATGTCATTCACAGTTTCTTCATCCCCGCCCTTCGGCTCAAGCATGATGTGGTTCCCGGCCGCTACCAGGACCTTGAGATCGAGGTGGATAGACCCGGCCACTATCACCTGTTCTGCGCGGAATATTGCGGGACGGATCACGCCGGCATGATCGGCGAGATCGTGGCGATGGAGCCGGCCGATTTTTCCAACTGGCTGACGCAGCAGGCCCCATCGAGTCCACTTGCGGATGAAGGTGGCGTCCTGTTTCGCGAGCTCGGCTGTAGCGGCTGCCATGGCAATGGCAGCAAGGTCCGTGCACCACCGCTGGAAGGATTATACGGAAAGCCCGTGCCGCTGTCCGACGGCACCAGCGTGATCGCGGATGACAAGTACATCCGGGATTCCATCCTGCTACCGCGCAGCCAGGTGGTCGCAAGCTATCAGCCGCTGATGCCCTCGTTCGCGGGCAAGATCAGCGAGGACCAGCTGTTGCGGCTCGTGATCTACATCAAATCGCTCGCAGGGCACCCATCATGA